GTACGTTCTTTCGGGCATTAATACTtacatttgagtttttttttttttttttgtcccaTAATGGTTGAATTGACCTCATCATGCATCAGCCATCAATGAGCTGTTAACCACTCAAGATTGGTTTCCTAGGCGATTAGGGTTTATTCGGAGTGTTAATTAGAGCTCTTAATTCTTTCTCACACTCACATTTGTTACACTCAAGTAACTTATTAGTTGATCAACAGGACCGTTTAGATCGACCCGGAGTATAAAAATCTTCTTGGGCAACTTTCTACTCATAACTCATTTgactatttaaaaatatattttatttctTTATACATTTTAATTTGGCTGGGTGCAAATTGTTACTTGTAATTGTTACGAGTACGCTGAATTTATTTGGTTATCCACCTCAGAATTATGTAAACCACATTTTAGAGTTTAAGCCGATTTAAGATCAAATACAGTTAAGTAATAAACTACAGTTTTGCTTACCTACCAGAATAGATAAATGTTGATAATAATAGAAGTTAAAAGTGTATGCAACAAGTGTCATTGAGGCATGATATTAGATGCAAAAATAGCATGATCAGGACAGTGCACTTGCAATCTGTTACTGACCAGTGTAAAGTATTAACAGCTTTTGTATGGCCCATAACAATGGTGGACATCCTTACAGATGGTGGGCCGTTAAAGTTACCAATAATGATATAATGTCTCTCCATATGCATGAATCTAAGATGCATTTATGAACTGCTGATGGAAAATATCATAAGTTACCTTACTGAcacattttcttgaatcaaattattgAGTATATATAGACTTTAATTCTTTAATTCAAGTCAATCTATGCATAATCTTTTAAATATATttcattataattttatatatttctggCATTTAGATAATTAAAGCATGTTTGATGGTATATTAGGGATCACGCCCCCAACAATTATGGCCCTTATTTAGTGACACTCACATTTGGATTACAAGTTTTGTGATACTAGATTTTGTGAATTTTGTTTACAGGCAAAAGTACGTTTAATACTTCTCTAGGAGCCTTGATGGGTTCGGGTTGGGTTGGATATGGCCCAATAACCTTTTTCATATATCGAGTTTTTGTGATTTATTTAAATGCAATTTCAGTACTTATATTTGAAGTATTGAATATTTTAAGCAATACTCACTTCATACAATCCCTCTTAAACTGGCGTATTACAAATCAAATGGAGTGATCCATACACCATTAAAATTTATTCATACACTACTATAACTGTTTTAGAGGTTTGTAGAaaacaaaatataatacatatttagtggtgcaccgataaTTGGTGATCTAGGGATAATCACTCATTACAAATAGTTATTATTTATCTGATATTATTGCATTTATAAACGTGTTTATTGTAATTTTGGTAGTTTGATTATGAGCTAAGTTTAAACAAAAAGGCAGATATATTGATAACAGCTTCAATTCAAAAACCCAAAATAGTAAAAAAGGCCCAACTTGACCCAACTTTTCATTCGGAGAAAACTTTAAGGCGCCTGGACCTTTGGGTCATAACAAAGATACCCCAACTTTGATCAAATCTTGGCCCATTTTGTTTTAAATTCTAGTGCCAGTTCACATTCGGTAAAAGTAGTGGCCCACTTTTTGTTTTAATTAGAGAAAATTGCtcggatagtccctgtggtttgtaccacccAGTATGGATAGACAAAGTTGCTGTTTTGAGTGTGGATAGTCCTTGTGACTTAAAAGTGGAGCAAGGATAGCCCAGTTCATTAACACTGTTAACTTTTTTTCCGTTAAAGTGAGTCATGTGCTAGGCATGTGAGGGTATATCCGTCATTTCGTTTAATTCGCTTCCCCCTTTCATGTTTTATCACCTGCAATTCATGAAGTATTGATGTAAACATAAGTTCAGGAGACTAAAGTGTAAATAGTGTAAATAGAAGTTCAGGGGACTGAACTGTAATTATTCATTTGTGTAGGGTATTTTATGTATTTTAGGTTGTTAGTTTGTTAAGACGGTTTTGGTTAGTTAATCTGATGTAGTTAGTATATAACGAGTAGATCGAATCATTTGTAATCAACTTGAATGAATGAAATTGTGTTGTTCATCAATATGAACCTTGATTTCTCAAAGAACCTCATTTTTTAAAAAGCATATGCAATCCCAATCCAAATAAAAAAAACTAACCAACTTCAAATTAAAAATTAATCTATCAACAAACTAGATCCCATCTTATACAATCAAGACAATCATAAATTCAATAAATATGAAACTCATCAGATCTTTAAATCAAAATTGCAACAATGTTCGTACATTCATGTTCATCTTGGGGCCAAAAATCAAATTTGTTATTTCATGCTTATCATCTCGAATTGATTACAAAAATATGTTCTACACGTGATTCCTAACGCTCGTGACCTTTCAGATTGAATTaacaaaaacaaattcgaagtgaTTCGATCCGAGTTCATTTTTATATAAAAACGTCCTCGATTTAGCCTTCGGATCGTTTCGGAATGAAATCGAGAAAAGTGACAATGCAGAGTTCTTCATTTTCATCTCGTGATTGTTTCTGCAAAGTTTGAGGTTTCAATTCAtcgaaacgaattcgaattttgaggtcaaagctaCGGATCCAAAAGTCAATCGTATTGTTCATTATCAAACTCGGAGATTACAGGTTGATTCAGGTCCTGATAATGATAATCGAATGTTATGTAAATGAATTGCAACAAGTTTCATGAAGGAATCAAGTTCTAAAATAGTGTAGATTTCGAATTTGATCTTTGAGAGCACATCTTCATGTTCGTCACTGTTCTAGATCTACTGATTCAAGGGTTCGTGACCTTGATCTAACATCGGAGTTCGTGACTGATTCAAGGAGATGGTGAGTTCGTGACCTTAATTTTTTGCATATTAATTTGAAGATGAGgagattatattatatataattaatttatatttatatttatatctatttatattatatttatatttatatttatatttatgtattaaatataaatataaatataaataattgagTTGATGTAACTTCtgtaaatgacgaaaataccctcacatgcttggcACATGATTCAGTTTTAAAGGAAAATGTTAACAGTGTTAGTGAAGTAGGCTATCCTTGCTCCACTTTTAAGTCACAAGGACTATCCACACTCAAATCACCAACTTTGTCTATCCACGCTGGGtgctacaaaccacagggactatccgcgcaattttctctttTATTTTTTCAAAAATATGGAAACTTATAAAACTAAGATTACATAACAAAAGTACAAACATAACACCAGAAAAAACACGAAAACAGCAAACCAACAAATCGAAGAAATCTCCATAGCGTCAAGTTATTGGTTCATTGGTGATGACCCGACTCCCATAAAGGGAGGTCGGGAATTCGATCTCCATGAGCTGCAAAATATATATCTTAAGGTTATCCGCCCATTTCATGAGCCTCGGAGGTCTCGGACTCTTACGCTTGAGCCTCGCCCGATGAGGTTTCACCACACACAATGTCTGTATGGATTCGCCATAGGAGTTTCCTCCTGATGAGCGGTAGGACAGTATTGGTTTGACCCAGGAAATAGTCGGGTGGGTAGGTTCCGACATCGCGTTTGAACCCCGTTATTGACTCATAACCGCTGTTAAGAAAAAGCAGATAAGATAAATTCCATCTTCTTTGCTGCCAGAGAAGCTTTCTCCCATTTCTATCCCACCTTAAGTAGTTTTCCTTCAACATTCCCAAAGATCATCAATTTCGTGAGCGGGATAAAAACGAGTAAGACTCGGTTCGATTGACCGAGGGACCCATTTTGTTTAGTCACCTATTTCTGATAAAATCTAAAAATATTACTTTGAAAGTACTATTTAAGATATACATTTAatgataaaatattaaatatttagtGAGAATTGGTAGATTGAAGTTCAGTTTTGAAAAATAAAAGTTAAAAATCTACTTCTGAGATAATATCTGAATTTTTGTCATCAAACTAATTttttcaatttaatatattaataaaatgtcTACACCTCTTTAGAAGTTAAGATACACAAAAACATCTAAATAATAATGAGAAAAATTTATAATACTACTCTAACATCATTGATCATTAATTATATACCGTAGATAAGAGTTGTTCCCCTAAGCCAGAATTACAAAGACAGTCATTATGATTTGTTTCAAATTGCAAGTTCAGTCACTAAACTAGTTGTTCCTAAGACATAATTACAAAGACAGTCCTTATAATTTGTTTCAAATTACAAATTCAGTCACTAAACTATTTTTTATAAGAAGTCATTATGGTGTGTAAATGTTGCAAAACAATCACCCTGTTCAACGGACCTTAAAAAGTTGTGTTATCTTCTCTCATATGCCAAGCACACAAACCCTATTTTACTGCTTAATTGGTCATTAATTTAAGATTGATAATGTCTGTAGGTTTACATTTAGTTTTTCTTTAGAATGGCAATTTTGACATTGAATCCTCTCATTTGTCACGCGCACACCCGTTACAAAGAAACTCCTCACATCCATCGCGCAAAGCGTACCCGGAATGCTTTAGGAAACTGCTTGGCCCACACAGAGTGAAAGATATAAGAGGCACAATCTTGGAGAAATCTCCCTCCAGGATTTGAACATGGCACCTATTTCTTCAAGGATACGAACCCATAACCAACTGAAGCTTTTTACCACTCAACAAATAGTTCGGTGGTAGGTTTAAATTTAGTTTAGGGTCAGCCACAACAAGAATTCATAAAATGTTTGTGAATTAATTAGTAAAATATTTGAAGATATATGATgacgattaatgatgatgatgttgctaCATAGGGTAAGTGAAGGTATGTGGGTGGGGACGTGAATTAAGCTTTCAATTGTAGGTTTTTGGATTGGATTTTTATTTGGATGTTAAGATTTCTAATCGGTATTTGGGTTTGATTGCAAGCCCTAGATTTGATTTAGGGTTCTTAATTGGAATGGGAAAAAAACAAAAGATGAATTTACCCTTATGATAGAGGAAAATTTTTTTATAACATTTGCATACCACAATGATTGTTCTTGCCAAAAAATAATTTAGTGACTGAACTTGCAACTAAAAATAAACTACAGGGACTGTTTTTGTAATTACGTCTTTCTTTAACAACATACACCTTGAATGAAAAAGTATACATACAACTTAAATGATAATATCAAAAATCAAAAATGATTATCAAACTCCTGTTCTAAAGCTTCTTGTAACAAAAACTCAGATTGTTCCATTAAATCAGGACTTAATCTGAACATAAGAACATAAAATTCCATCTGATTAAGCACTCCATCTCTATCAAAATCACCTTCATTCAACATACTCATTAAATCGCCATCACTCAAATCTTGTAACCCTAA
The window above is part of the Rutidosis leptorrhynchoides isolate AG116_Rl617_1_P2 chromosome 1, CSIRO_AGI_Rlap_v1, whole genome shotgun sequence genome. Proteins encoded here:
- the LOC139885999 gene encoding calcium-binding protein PBP1-like, whose amino-acid sequence is MATNTQQSQFHDYLPLMADKLGGDGLIEEMCKGFQLLMDHEKGVITFDSLKKNASVLGLQDLSDGDLMSMLNEGDFDRDGVLNQMEFYVLMFRLSPDLMEQSEFLLQEALEQEFDNHF